The window AAATCACGATCGCAGCGGATATTCAAAAGACATTGCTGCCGAAAAAGCTGCCGAAGTTGAAAAGCGCGGTTCTGGAAGTATTTTCCAAACCGGCAAAAGGGGTGAGCGGCGATTATTACGATATTATCAACCTGAAAAGCAACAAACTGGCGCTTGTCATTTGTGATGTGGCGGGAAAGGGCGTTCCGGCGGCGATGGTGATGGTGATGATCCGCTCGATCCTTCACCTCATTACGCGATCGGACAGGGAAGTTCACACGATTCTGACATGGGTAAATAAGGGTATTTCAGGAGAAATCGATATCGATCATTACGCGACCATGAGCATCCTGACGTATGACCAGGCAAGCAAGGAACTCAATTATTCCAATGCGGCGCACCATCCGCTTCTTATTTATAGAAACGGGACGAAAAAAATCGATACACTGGACACCGAGGGACTCCCTATCGGTATTGAACCGTCGACGCGCTACGGCCAGAAACGGGTAAAATTAAAAAGCGGAGATATTATCATTCTCTATACGGACGGAATTATCGAGGCGATGAATGCAAAGGGGGAACAATATTCCTCTGAAAAATTCATCGACCTCATCTTGAAAAATTCACAGAAAACGCCAAAGGAACTCGTTGAAGTAATCAAGGCGGATATCGAAGCATTTGTCGGTAATAAAAAACAGCATGATGATCAAACGCTTATTCTTATGAAGGTCAATTGATGAATTCCCTCATTTTAACCCCTTTTTGATGCATCGATCCTCAAAACAAGCCGGGTCACGGTCGATTCGGAAGGGGGAAGGTAACACGAGGTTTTTCGGAATCATGATCGAAAAGCAAAATGCGTAATAAAAAACAGAAGAGGGTTGTAAGCGAAGCCGACGATATGTATAATATAGATGTGAGATATTGAATCGACTTCAGGATGTCTGTATGGTGATGATAATCTTCACGGAGTTTATGAGGATTCATTCAGTTTGAGAAAGGAGCGTATTGTATGGAACTGAAAATAAGGAAATCGGGGTCAATCTATATAATCGATGTCAATGGTGAAATGGATCTCTATAATTCCTATAAACTCAAAGAACTTATCCTCAAGATGATGGACAAAAAAATCCAGCACTATATTATAAATCTCGAAAAGGTTGATTATATTGACAGCAGCGGGATAGGCGCTTTGATTTATATTTGTTCCACGGTGAAAAAGAACAATATGAAATTACGAATTGCCAATATACACGGGTCGGTTAAGAAGGTTATTGAATTAACGAAGCTTATGGGGTATTTCCCGATTTCAAACAGCATTGACGAAGCAATTAATAAAATTGAAGCAGAATAAAGGAGTGGCATGATGGGTGAATCGGAAGAAATTAAAGAAATAAAAGTCGATGAAAAGAGTCCTCTTTTTGAAAAGACGGGTATGTTCTACAAGGAGTTTCCGAGCGATTACCGGCAAATCCGGTATTTTACGCTTTTAATTGTTCAAAAGGCACCGCCGGAAATAAAAGAAATAAACCTCCTGGAGCAGCAGGTAAGTGAACTGATCAAAAACGCCGTAAAACACGGCAATAAAAACGATATTAACAAAAAAGTGAGGGTCTGGTACAATTTTGATTCCCATTCCGCACAACTGATCGTCGAAGATGAAGGAGAGGGTTTTAAAAACCTCGAAGTATGGAACGATTTCAATAAAAAACGAACCGAGTGCTTTTTACGCCAGGATTTCGAGAATATGGCCGAATTCGTTTCGTTCCGGACAGAGAAAAGTGATGAAAATGACGGCGGAAACGCACTCTTCGCGGCAGTGGAGTACTGGAACATGGGGGTGATTTTCAACAACAAGAAGAATTGTGTCGCCGTCAAGAAACGGTTTCCCAAAAAACATTTTGGCGTCGAAATCGAGGAAGATAAATAGCCTGCCGGTATCGGTTTCTTTATTGCTATCATCATCCGTTATGGTCCCGCTGAGCGCCCCGTTCAGTGATAGACCCGGAACGGCTGCCTGACGGTTACATGCCGGAAAGCCGGGATGAAAGGAGATCCGTCCTGTTTTCGTCGTCTTCCGGAATATAGGTTTTTCCGTAAATAAACTCGAAAATGAATCTGAAATCCTCGGGCGTGATTTTTAAATACTTCAAGGCGTAATAAAATGTATTGTTATCCCTGTATTTTCTCGTCACTTCGCATAAAATCTCGATTTTCCGTACTTTGATCTTCAGGGTCACGGTCAGCCTGGATTGAAGGGGGAGATCCAATGAAAGTGTCTTTTCATTGTGGGCAAAAAGAAGACCCGAAGCACTGATATCAATCAGGGGAACATCATAGTCGATATCATGTGAATCGATCGCTTTAAAATAGCCGTTTTTCTTCAACGAGAAGCAGAGGATCTTTGAAAACTCATAAACATATGTGAGAAGATGCATGTCGATCGTCTTTTGGGACTCGGCGTCCGTATGGAGGTAGATATAACCGACCAGATATACATTGTAGAGCAGGGGGCAATAAAGTTGTGAAAAATAGCCTTTCGACAATTTTTTATCGAGCAGGTTCCTGATCTTGTTCCCGATCGAACTTTTCGGCGTTCCCGCTTCTTCTTCGTAACTCATGAGGTCTTTCTGGGTAAGAACGATTTTCTCCGGGAAAACGCTTTTTATGACGAACCCGTCTTCGATTTTCGGAAGCCAGATTATTTTTCCGGTTTTTGCCATGAGGTTTTCTTCGTAGGTGGCGGGAATCCTGTTTCTCATCATGACGATTTTATTATCCGAAACCCTCCCGTCCATTTTTTTTCTGAAGGTTTTTAGGAGTCCATCGATACTCGAATTATCGAAGTTGTCCGAAAACGTCGCGTTTTCAATGAAATGCACGCCCCGGGTTTTCGGAAAATCGATATTGATCCGCTTCCCTTTTGTCGTGAAATAGACGGAGACGTTGTCCTGCGCTTTCATTCGTTCATATTGCCTTTGAAGATTTTTATAGACATTTTCCGGTTGTTTTATACCGATGATATTTCCGGTTATTGATCTGATTTTTGATGCGAATGTGTGATAGCTGTTTTCAAAGGTAAAAAAAACGGTAAGTTCGCCATATTGCCTGATATGGGAAATATCCGCATCCCCGCAGTCGAAAAAGATTTCAGTTTCGCTGAATCTGGCAAGGGTGACGGTAGTCTCGGTTTTTTCGAACATTATTTTGAGGGGGATGAGGTTGTCCTGGATTTTCCTGAATATGAACTCTTTTTCGATCCTGCTGATTTTTA of the Spirochaetales bacterium genome contains:
- a CDS encoding anti-sigma factor antagonist — encoded protein: MELKIRKSGSIYIIDVNGEMDLYNSYKLKELILKMMDKKIQHYIINLEKVDYIDSSGIGALIYICSTVKKNNMKLRIANIHGSVKKVIELTKLMGYFPISNSIDEAINKIEAE
- a CDS encoding ATP-binding protein; translation: MMGESEEIKEIKVDEKSPLFEKTGMFYKEFPSDYRQIRYFTLLIVQKAPPEIKEINLLEQQVSELIKNAVKHGNKNDINKKVRVWYNFDSHSAQLIVEDEGEGFKNLEVWNDFNKKRTECFLRQDFENMAEFVSFRTEKSDENDGGNALFAAVEYWNMGVIFNNKKNCVAVKKRFPKKHFGVEIEEDK
- a CDS encoding PilZ domain-containing protein produces the protein MGVKISRIEKEFIFRKIQDNLIPLKIMFEKTETTVTLARFSETEIFFDCGDADISHIRQYGELTVFFTFENSYHTFASKIRSITGNIIGIKQPENVYKNLQRQYERMKAQDNVSVYFTTKGKRINIDFPKTRGVHFIENATFSDNFDNSSIDGLLKTFRKKMDGRVSDNKIVMMRNRIPATYEENLMAKTGKIIWLPKIEDGFVIKSVFPEKIVLTQKDLMSYEEEAGTPKSSIGNKIRNLLDKKLSKGYFSQLYCPLLYNVYLVGYIYLHTDAESQKTIDMHLLTYVYEFSKILCFSLKKNGYFKAIDSHDIDYDVPLIDISASGLLFAHNEKTLSLDLPLQSRLTVTLKIKVRKIEILCEVTRKYRDNNTFYYALKYLKITPEDFRFIFEFIYGKTYIPEDDENRTDLLSSRLSGM